A single genomic interval of Deltaproteobacteria bacterium harbors:
- the fusA gene encoding elongation factor G, producing the protein MERKSEQLRNIALIAHGGSGKTSLAEAILFNAKATTRLGKVDDSTSHFDFEPEEIKRKATLSTAFHDCTWKKHIINVIDTPGDDNFLSDTKFSLQAADGAVVVIDATAGVKVGTEKVWAFADEQRLPRIIFVNKMDRERADFFKVVEDISRVFEIKTTPLFLPIGAEANFSGVVDLVRKKAVVFAKDGSGKSDAADIPSDMEEIVAEWRETMIENIVEVNDDLMEKYLEGETLSDQEVEATLIQGIKSGAVIPIVCGAALPNIGVPQLMDLIVQGIPSPLERPPKEGSVPGKEETIERIPAVDAPFSALVFKTVADPFAGKLTLMRVFSGTVESDSTVYNANKEIKEKLGQILILQGKKQHPIESAGPGDIVAVAKLKETTTGDTLCSAGDPVIYTPTQGLPAVISYAVEAKVKGTEDKVFGSFAKLLEEDPTLKLDRDQASAAVILSGTGQIHLETACERLARKFGVEVNLKPVRVPYRETIKKPANGVVYRHKKQSGGRGQFAEVHFDVSPLEPDTGFEFDEALTGMNVPRNFVPAVEKGLHEALTSGTLAGYPVVDLKVRFYDGKSHEVDSSEMAFKIAASMCLKKAVQLANPILLEPIMKMEITVPEDVMGDVMGDLNGRRGRVLGMDSQGKYQIIKAQVPMSEVLKYALDLNALSGGRGTFRMEHSHYEEMPAQLAEKVIAAANEED; encoded by the coding sequence ATGGAAAGAAAGAGTGAGCAATTGAGGAACATCGCTCTCATCGCGCATGGGGGCTCGGGGAAAACCTCTCTGGCTGAAGCCATCCTGTTCAATGCAAAGGCAACCACGAGGCTCGGCAAGGTAGACGACAGCACCTCCCATTTTGATTTTGAGCCGGAGGAAATCAAAAGAAAGGCAACCCTGAGCACCGCCTTCCACGACTGCACCTGGAAAAAGCATATTATTAACGTGATTGACACTCCGGGCGATGACAACTTCCTCTCCGACACCAAATTTTCCCTTCAGGCGGCCGACGGCGCCGTCGTCGTTATTGACGCCACCGCAGGTGTGAAGGTCGGTACGGAAAAGGTATGGGCCTTTGCAGATGAGCAGCGACTCCCAAGGATCATCTTTGTCAACAAAATGGATAGGGAGCGGGCTGATTTCTTCAAAGTCGTTGAAGACATATCCCGTGTTTTTGAGATCAAAACAACCCCCCTCTTCCTGCCGATTGGGGCAGAAGCGAACTTTTCGGGAGTGGTCGATCTCGTCAGGAAGAAGGCAGTTGTCTTTGCCAAAGATGGGAGCGGCAAATCCGATGCTGCTGACATCCCTTCTGATATGGAGGAAATTGTCGCTGAATGGCGGGAGACAATGATTGAAAATATTGTAGAGGTGAACGACGATCTCATGGAAAAATACCTGGAAGGAGAGACCTTGTCAGACCAGGAGGTCGAAGCAACCCTCATTCAGGGGATCAAATCCGGTGCGGTCATCCCGATTGTCTGCGGCGCCGCCCTGCCGAACATAGGTGTCCCACAGTTGATGGACTTGATTGTCCAGGGGATCCCCTCGCCCCTGGAGAGACCGCCTAAGGAGGGCTCTGTACCGGGAAAAGAAGAGACTATCGAACGGATCCCGGCTGTGGATGCCCCTTTTTCGGCCCTTGTCTTCAAGACGGTTGCAGACCCCTTTGCAGGCAAACTCACCCTCATGCGGGTCTTCTCCGGTACGGTCGAATCCGATTCCACCGTGTACAATGCAAATAAGGAGATCAAAGAAAAACTGGGACAGATCCTCATACTCCAGGGCAAGAAGCAACACCCCATTGAATCGGCCGGCCCCGGGGATATTGTCGCCGTTGCCAAACTCAAGGAAACCACCACCGGAGATACCCTCTGTTCTGCCGGCGATCCCGTTATTTATACGCCCACCCAGGGGCTCCCGGCGGTCATCTCCTATGCGGTGGAGGCAAAGGTCAAGGGAACCGAGGATAAGGTCTTTGGCTCTTTTGCCAAACTCCTTGAAGAAGATCCCACCCTTAAACTGGACAGAGATCAGGCCTCAGCCGCGGTGATCCTGTCTGGGACGGGGCAAATACATTTGGAAACCGCCTGCGAACGATTGGCAAGGAAGTTCGGCGTTGAGGTCAATCTGAAGCCGGTGAGGGTGCCTTACAGAGAGACGATCAAAAAGCCGGCGAACGGGGTCGTCTACCGGCACAAGAAACAGTCCGGCGGCAGAGGGCAGTTTGCCGAGGTCCATTTCGATGTCTCTCCATTGGAACCGGATACGGGCTTTGAGTTTGATGAGGCCCTGACAGGGATGAACGTGCCCCGGAACTTTGTCCCGGCAGTTGAAAAGGGCCTGCATGAAGCGCTCACGAGCGGCACACTGGCAGGTTATCCGGTGGTGGATTTGAAGGTGCGTTTCTACGATGGAAAATCCCATGAAGTGGATTCCTCGGAAATGGCCTTCAAGATCGCAGCGAGCATGTGTCTGAAAAAGGCCGTACAGCTGGCAAACCCGATCCTTTTGGAGCCCATCATGAAGATGGAAATTACCGTGCCTGAGGATGTTATGGGCGATGTTATGGGGGATCTCAACGGACGGAGGGGAAGGGTCCTTGGGATGGATTCCCAAGGTAAATATCAGATTATCAAGGCCCAGGTGCCCATGTCCGAGGTCCTCAAGTATGCACTGGATTTGAATGCCCTGTCCGGGGGCCGGGGGACATTCCGCATGGAGCATTCTCATTACGAAGAAATGCCCGCCCAGTTGGCAGAAAAGGTTATCGCTGCGGCCAACGAAGAGGATTAG
- the argB gene encoding acetylglutamate kinase has translation MNSDIDRARVLIEALPYIRRFNGATIVVKYGGHAMVDAQLKHDFALDIILMKYVGMNPVVVHGGGPQIGDFLKRLSIESEFVDGMRVTDRQTMDVVEMVLVGKVNKEIVTLINHNGGSAVGLSGKDGNLVCARKMKYLKSRGEDQAPEIIDMGMVGEITAINTGILFSIMQGEFIPVIAPVGMGDEGETYNINADLVAGAIASSLNARKLILLTDTEGVLDRNKTLISSLKADEARTLMGDGTIVGGMIPKVNCCLNALTSGVGKTHIIDGRAPHAILLEILTKVGVGTEILA, from the coding sequence ATGAATTCAGACATAGACAGGGCCCGGGTCCTTATAGAGGCCCTCCCATACATCCGGCGTTTCAACGGGGCCACCATTGTTGTCAAATACGGCGGTCACGCCATGGTGGATGCACAGTTGAAACACGATTTTGCGCTGGATATCATCCTGATGAAATATGTGGGGATGAACCCTGTGGTGGTCCATGGGGGAGGGCCCCAGATAGGCGATTTCCTGAAAAGGCTCTCCATAGAATCCGAATTTGTGGACGGGATGAGGGTTACGGACCGGCAGACCATGGACGTGGTGGAGATGGTCCTGGTGGGCAAGGTTAACAAGGAGATCGTCACGTTGATTAACCATAACGGTGGGAGCGCCGTGGGTCTGTCAGGGAAAGATGGGAACCTTGTCTGTGCCAGGAAAATGAAATATCTCAAGAGCCGGGGAGAGGATCAGGCGCCTGAGATCATCGATATGGGAATGGTGGGTGAGATTACGGCGATTAATACCGGTATCCTGTTCAGCATCATGCAAGGTGAGTTCATCCCGGTCATTGCGCCGGTGGGCATGGGTGATGAAGGGGAAACGTATAATATCAATGCAGACCTGGTGGCAGGTGCAATCGCGTCATCCCTCAATGCCAGGAAACTCATTTTACTCACAGATACCGAAGGGGTACTGGATAGGAATAAGACGTTGATATCAAGCCTGAAGGCCGATGAGGCCCGCACGTTGATGGGGGACGGGACTATCGTCGGGGGGATGATTCCCAAGGTGAATTGTTGTCTGAACGCCCTAACCAGCGGCGTCGGTAAGACCCACATCATCGACGGACGCGCGCCTCACGCCATCCTGTTGGAAATTCTTACTAAAGTAGGCGTCGGGACGGAGATCCTGGCATGA
- a CDS encoding tyrosine recombinase XerC, translated as MLLHDGIALFESYLRDQKGYSQHTVKSYITDLGQFWEFLSSKGVSSSQDTMGDIAVDSIDALTVREYVGSFYGRLRRSSISRKLSAVRTFFLFLERQGLNSRNPAADIATPKLEKYLPAYLQVDDVFRLLERPDRKKTLGLRDLAILEVLYSCGIRAGELQGLNRASVDFDQRLIKVRGKGDRERIVPVGRQALTALKNYLHATVEMRKKAGGGLSAQSPLFINFRGGRLSVRSIGRIVKRYVKETGLTSEISPHSMRHTFATHLLDGGADLRSVQELLGHASLSTTQRYTHVSMDRLMAVYDKAHPRS; from the coding sequence TTGCTGCTTCACGACGGAATAGCGCTTTTCGAGAGTTACCTGAGAGATCAAAAGGGATATTCTCAACATACCGTGAAGAGTTACATCACTGACCTGGGCCAGTTTTGGGAATTTTTGTCCTCAAAAGGGGTATCGTCGTCTCAAGACACCATGGGCGATATCGCCGTAGATTCCATCGATGCTTTGACAGTACGGGAATATGTGGGGAGCTTCTACGGCAGGCTTCGGCGGTCGTCGATTTCCCGCAAACTCTCTGCTGTCCGCACATTCTTCCTTTTTCTGGAAAGGCAGGGCTTAAACTCCAGGAATCCGGCAGCCGATATCGCGACACCCAAGCTGGAAAAGTATCTTCCCGCATATCTTCAGGTGGATGATGTCTTCAGATTGCTTGAACGTCCTGATCGCAAGAAGACCCTGGGCCTGAGAGATCTGGCTATCCTGGAAGTGCTGTATTCATGCGGGATCAGGGCCGGAGAGCTCCAGGGCCTCAACAGGGCCAGTGTCGATTTTGATCAACGGCTGATCAAGGTTAGAGGGAAAGGCGATCGGGAGAGGATCGTCCCGGTGGGACGTCAGGCGTTGACTGCCCTCAAGAACTACCTTCACGCGACTGTCGAAATGAGGAAAAAGGCAGGAGGAGGTCTATCGGCGCAAAGTCCCCTGTTTATTAATTTTCGGGGAGGGCGTCTTTCGGTCCGGAGCATCGGGAGAATTGTTAAACGATATGTGAAGGAAACAGGACTGACCAGTGAGATCAGCCCTCATTCCATGCGCCATACGTTTGCCACCCACCTGTTGGACGGCGGGGCCGACCTTCGTTCGGTACAGGAATTGTTGGGGCACGCAAGCCTGTCAACCACCCAAAGATACACCCATGTCAGCATGGACAGGCTCATGGCGGTGTACGATAAGGCCCATCCCAGGAGTTAA
- the hslV gene encoding ATP-dependent protease subunit HslV: MTRDHSNTLRATTVLAVIKEGKCVMAADGQVTLGETIMKHKASKIRRMYNDSVLVGFAGAAADAFNLFERLEGKLEAYSGNLVRAAVELAKDWRTDKILRKLEALLLAMDSEHILIISGTGDVIEPDQSVAAIGSGGPYALSAAQALVAHSELDPADIAAESMKIAASICLYTNDQITVFELDA; the protein is encoded by the coding sequence ATGACACGAGATCATTCAAATACGCTACGGGCTACAACAGTCCTTGCTGTCATAAAAGAGGGGAAATGCGTCATGGCTGCCGACGGCCAGGTTACCCTTGGAGAAACGATTATGAAACACAAGGCTTCAAAGATCCGGCGCATGTACAACGACAGTGTCCTGGTCGGATTTGCGGGGGCGGCCGCCGATGCCTTCAACTTATTCGAGCGACTGGAAGGAAAGCTGGAGGCCTACAGCGGAAACCTGGTTAGGGCCGCGGTAGAACTGGCAAAGGATTGGCGAACCGACAAAATATTACGAAAGCTGGAGGCCCTCCTGCTGGCCATGGACAGTGAACATATCCTGATAATATCCGGAACCGGGGATGTCATTGAACCGGACCAATCGGTCGCAGCGATAGGTTCGGGAGGCCCTTACGCCCTCTCCGCTGCACAGGCGTTGGTGGCACACTCCGAACTGGACCCGGCCGATATTGCCGCTGAGTCCATGAAGATCGCGGCCTCCATTTGCCTCTATACCAACGATCAGATTACGGTCTTCGAGCTGGATGCATAG
- a CDS encoding MFS transporter gives MNAAPAMEKRDDPTDPSLKASMHDGVSHAVMLGAGEIYLGPFGIYLQATTLQVGILASLPQLLGAVMQWASAISMDRFTGRRRIIVAGALFQGLVWLPISLLPFAFKRGEMTVWLLIALAILYHGANGAVVPVWNSLIGDLVPSDIRGRFFGNRNRFSGMSTFLALIAAGGILQMFSGQNQVAWGYLIIFFAALTAKLNSVRWLARYADPAFHLSPEQVFTFRQFIRRSPRSNFAKFVFFVGAVNFGVSFSGPYFALYMLRDLGFSYLQFTIVTAVATIAQFLTFRYWGGLTDRFGNKKILNLCGWGIGLVPMLWLVSTHPGYLIVIQAYAGLIWAGFSLSAANFLFDAVTPAKRARCVAYQGLINGLCVFFGSLCGGLVANELPESFSLGQWTWTPISALPVIFLISGLVRFVSAGFFLMKFREVRTVEPISHGELIFRVSQIRPIAGATFTLFTDYLRQSRTRKKGP, from the coding sequence ATGAACGCCGCACCCGCCATGGAAAAGAGAGACGACCCGACCGACCCCTCCCTTAAGGCCTCCATGCACGATGGGGTTTCCCATGCGGTCATGCTGGGGGCGGGCGAAATCTATCTGGGACCTTTTGGCATATACTTACAGGCCACCACGCTTCAAGTGGGCATTCTGGCCAGCCTTCCACAACTCTTAGGGGCCGTAATGCAATGGGCAAGCGCCATCTCAATGGACCGTTTTACGGGTCGTCGGCGCATCATTGTGGCAGGGGCTCTTTTCCAGGGGCTTGTTTGGCTCCCGATCTCGCTTCTCCCCTTTGCCTTTAAAAGAGGAGAGATGACGGTCTGGCTCCTTATCGCCCTGGCGATCCTTTATCATGGAGCCAACGGGGCGGTTGTGCCGGTTTGGAACAGCCTGATAGGCGATCTGGTGCCTTCAGACATCAGGGGAAGGTTTTTCGGAAACCGAAACCGATTCAGCGGCATGAGCACCTTTCTCGCGCTTATCGCTGCCGGCGGGATTCTGCAGATGTTTTCCGGACAGAATCAGGTCGCGTGGGGATATCTGATCATCTTTTTCGCAGCATTGACAGCCAAGTTGAACTCAGTGCGGTGGCTTGCCAGGTATGCGGATCCCGCTTTCCATCTCTCGCCGGAACAGGTATTCACCTTCCGGCAATTTATAAGGCGTTCACCCCGTTCCAATTTTGCCAAGTTCGTATTTTTTGTGGGGGCGGTCAATTTCGGCGTTTCCTTTTCAGGTCCCTATTTCGCCCTGTATATGCTCAGGGACCTGGGTTTTTCATATCTTCAATTCACCATTGTGACTGCAGTGGCTACCATCGCTCAATTCCTCACCTTCCGATACTGGGGCGGCCTGACCGATCGTTTCGGCAACAAAAAAATCCTCAATCTCTGCGGGTGGGGGATCGGACTCGTCCCCATGCTCTGGCTGGTGTCCACCCATCCAGGATATCTGATCGTCATCCAGGCCTATGCCGGGCTCATATGGGCAGGATTCAGCCTTTCGGCCGCCAATTTTCTCTTTGACGCAGTCACTCCCGCTAAACGGGCCCGGTGCGTCGCCTATCAAGGGTTGATAAACGGCCTCTGCGTTTTTTTCGGTTCCCTGTGCGGCGGTCTCGTGGCAAATGAGCTGCCGGAATCCTTCTCTCTCGGGCAATGGACGTGGACGCCGATCTCGGCCCTGCCGGTGATCTTCCTGATATCGGGTCTTGTCCGCTTTGTCTCGGCCGGCTTCTTCTTAATGAAATTTCGAGAAGTTCGCACTGTGGAGCCCATCAGCCACGGTGAACTGATATTCAGAGTGAGTCAGATTCGACCCATTGCAGGGGCCACCTTCACCCTCTTCACCGATTATCTTCGACAGTCGCGAACCAGAAAAAAAGGGCCGTAA
- a CDS encoding MogA/MoaB family molybdenum cofactor biosynthesis protein, whose protein sequence is MDKKIRAGILTISDKGARGRREDESGKTVLRILVGHGFDVVNRDIVPDERQKIADILVRWTDVDRLSLIVTSGGTGLSPTDVTPQAMEQVIDYQVPGMAEAMRAESLKKTPHAMISRAMVGVRKASLIINLPGSPRGAEENLSVVLPALDHALSKLAGDPTDCAETPSPSLPDAQDKETP, encoded by the coding sequence ATGGACAAGAAGATCAGGGCAGGGATCCTGACCATCAGCGACAAGGGGGCCAGGGGGCGTCGCGAGGATGAGAGCGGGAAGACCGTCCTCCGCATTCTGGTGGGCCATGGTTTTGATGTCGTAAACCGGGACATTGTCCCCGACGAACGCCAGAAGATTGCGGATATCCTTGTCAGATGGACGGACGTAGACCGACTCTCCCTGATCGTCACTTCCGGCGGCACCGGGCTCAGCCCCACTGATGTAACCCCCCAGGCCATGGAACAGGTAATCGATTACCAGGTGCCGGGGATGGCAGAGGCCATGCGTGCGGAAAGCCTCAAAAAGACCCCCCATGCCATGATTTCCCGGGCCATGGTCGGGGTCAGAAAGGCCTCTCTCATCATCAATCTCCCCGGCAGCCCCCGCGGGGCTGAAGAGAACCTTTCCGTGGTGCTCCCTGCCCTGGATCATGCCCTGTCAAAACTGGCAGGAGACCCCACGGACTGCGCCGAGACCCCTTCACCGTCCCTTCCCGATGCGCAAGACAAGGAGACCCCCTGA
- a CDS encoding DUF3795 domain-containing protein: MKGWTEEELANRNLMAPCGLYCGTCGVYISTRDRNEKFRTVMGNLYGTPPEKTKCLGCMQPDPPEMLYGFCTQCTIRDCVRSKGFYSCHQCQEWPCSMIENFAFATGVRVMKRAIPLWREKVAEQGDEKGSVEWARAECERYHCPSCGEPLFRGAQRCRACKQPVADVLDGSL; the protein is encoded by the coding sequence ATGAAAGGCTGGACCGAGGAAGAATTGGCCAACAGGAATCTGATGGCCCCGTGTGGTCTGTATTGCGGGACGTGCGGCGTCTACATCTCCACAAGAGACAGGAACGAGAAATTCAGGACCGTCATGGGAAACCTGTACGGGACACCGCCGGAGAAGACCAAATGCCTCGGCTGCATGCAACCGGATCCGCCGGAAATGCTGTACGGCTTTTGCACCCAGTGCACCATACGGGATTGCGTACGATCAAAAGGATTTTACTCGTGTCATCAATGCCAAGAGTGGCCGTGCAGCATGATCGAGAACTTCGCGTTTGCCACCGGCGTCCGGGTCATGAAACGGGCCATTCCCTTGTGGCGTGAAAAGGTGGCCGAACAGGGCGACGAAAAGGGGAGTGTTGAGTGGGCACGGGCTGAATGTGAACGATATCACTGCCCTTCCTGCGGCGAACCTCTCTTCAGGGGGGCCCAGCGGTGCCGGGCCTGCAAGCAACCTGTCGCCGACGTGTTGGATGGATCTCTGTAA
- a CDS encoding nitroreductase family protein, giving the protein MFLSLIRKRRSIRRYTQEPVEAEKLDLLVEAALRSPSSMGNTPWEFVIVTDPEVLERLSAAKPHGAAFLKNAPLAIIVCADPEKSTVWIEDASIAAIFIHLAAESLGLGSCWIQIRDRMHNENKPAGAYISEILDIPGHLQVEAMIAIGYPAEKAVPHPGEALLYERVFSGAYGRPYRK; this is encoded by the coding sequence ATGTTTCTTTCCCTTATTCGAAAACGCCGGAGCATTAGAAGATATACCCAAGAACCGGTGGAGGCCGAAAAGCTGGACCTGCTGGTTGAGGCGGCCCTTCGATCCCCGTCTTCCATGGGGAACACCCCGTGGGAGTTTGTCATTGTCACCGATCCGGAGGTCCTCGAGAGGCTTTCCGCGGCCAAACCCCACGGGGCCGCCTTCCTGAAAAATGCGCCGTTGGCGATAATCGTCTGCGCAGACCCCGAAAAAAGCACTGTATGGATCGAAGACGCGTCTATTGCCGCCATCTTCATCCATCTGGCAGCCGAATCCTTAGGTCTGGGAAGCTGTTGGATACAGATCAGGGACAGGATGCACAATGAGAATAAGCCCGCGGGGGCGTACATTTCCGAGATCCTGGACATCCCCGGTCATCTGCAGGTGGAGGCCATGATCGCCATCGGTTATCCGGCCGAAAAAGCGGTGCCCCATCCAGGAGAAGCGCTTCTCTACGAAAGGGTATTTTCCGGCGCTTATGGAAGACCTTACCGGAAGTAA
- the hslU gene encoding ATP-dependent protease ATPase subunit HslU: MTKAVEEDDQLVEVLTPREIVSELDKYIIGQDQAKRSVAIALRNRWRRQQVPPELKDEIAPKNIIMMGPTGVGKTEIARRLARLANSPFLKVEATKFTEVGYVGRDVESMIRDLTELAVNMAKKDEQEVIKPKARELAEERLLDILLPKKTEEVHEEEEGERERILEVVRSDKPDHSTREKLRRMLKSGKLDKRYVDLEVANTTMPMVEIFSSAGLEEMEFNVKEIFENILPSRKKKRRVKVTEAIEILFQEESQRLIDMDKVVEKAIRITEQNGIIFLDELDKVAGSESSYGPDVSREGVQRDLLPIVEGSTVATKYGMVKTDHVLFIAAGAFNVSKPSDLLPELQGRFPIRVELDSLSMEDFIRILLEPKNALITQYEALLATEGIELVFEEPAVREIASMASKVNERTENIGARRLHTVMEKLVDEISFDAPDMTVKKVNINKEYVTERLADILEDENLSRYIL, encoded by the coding sequence ATGACAAAGGCTGTTGAAGAAGACGACCAGTTGGTGGAGGTGTTGACCCCCAGAGAGATCGTGTCTGAATTGGATAAGTACATTATCGGCCAGGACCAGGCAAAACGTTCTGTGGCCATTGCGCTTCGAAACAGGTGGCGCAGGCAGCAGGTTCCCCCGGAATTGAAGGATGAGATCGCGCCGAAAAATATTATTATGATGGGGCCCACCGGAGTAGGGAAGACAGAGATCGCCAGACGATTGGCCCGCCTCGCCAACTCGCCGTTTCTGAAGGTGGAGGCCACCAAGTTCACCGAGGTGGGTTACGTGGGCCGGGATGTGGAGTCCATGATACGGGACCTGACGGAACTCGCCGTCAACATGGCCAAGAAGGACGAGCAGGAGGTTATCAAGCCAAAGGCGAGGGAACTGGCTGAGGAAAGGTTGCTTGACATCCTTCTGCCGAAGAAGACCGAAGAGGTTCATGAGGAAGAGGAGGGGGAGAGGGAACGGATATTGGAGGTGGTCAGGTCCGATAAACCGGATCATTCAACCCGTGAAAAATTGCGCCGAATGCTCAAGAGCGGGAAGCTGGACAAGCGCTACGTGGATCTGGAGGTCGCCAACACCACCATGCCGATGGTGGAGATTTTTTCCAGCGCAGGCCTTGAAGAGATGGAATTCAATGTCAAGGAGATTTTCGAAAATATACTCCCTTCGAGAAAGAAAAAGCGGCGGGTCAAGGTCACCGAGGCCATTGAAATTCTTTTTCAGGAAGAATCCCAACGTCTTATAGACATGGATAAGGTGGTCGAAAAGGCCATCAGGATTACGGAGCAGAACGGGATTATTTTTTTGGATGAACTGGACAAGGTCGCGGGATCCGAGTCGTCCTACGGCCCGGACGTCTCCCGTGAAGGGGTTCAGCGGGACCTCCTGCCGATTGTAGAAGGGTCGACCGTTGCTACAAAATACGGGATGGTGAAGACGGACCATGTCCTGTTCATTGCAGCGGGCGCCTTCAACGTGAGCAAACCGTCTGATCTTCTGCCTGAACTCCAGGGGAGGTTTCCCATCCGGGTGGAACTGGATTCTCTTTCCATGGAAGATTTCATACGGATCCTGCTGGAGCCGAAAAATGCGCTTATCACCCAATATGAGGCCCTCCTTGCCACGGAAGGAATTGAGCTCGTATTTGAGGAACCTGCTGTCAGAGAGATTGCCAGCATGGCCAGCAAGGTAAACGAGCGTACGGAAAATATCGGTGCGCGTCGTCTCCACACGGTTATGGAAAAGCTGGTGGATGAAATATCGTTTGATGCCCCGGATATGACCGTCAAAAAGGTAAACATCAACAAAGAATATGTGACAGAAAGGCTCGCGGATATCTTAGAGGACGAGAACCTGAGCAGGTATATTCTGTAG
- a CDS encoding D-2-hydroxyacid dehydrogenase codes for MMKKNRVLILTRDPDPYVRLIAALDLPDLDVNACRTPREAATYVDSCNIILGEPKRIVPLMAHAGCLEWIQSAFAGVEALVAPPPRSDYVLTRVEGIFGTLMSEYVFAYILALERNLFQAHEYQKNREWSDMPYRSLTGLLLGICGLGSIGMEIARTADCFGMKVWGYRRSGEPVPGVDRVFGRSGFTEFLSGPDYVVVTLPHTMETVHIFDDTAFQAMKPSAVLINVGRGTVVSEHSLVRAVTQHRIRGAVLDVFEQEPLPKESRLWELPNVFITPHHSAISFPKDVVPIFAENYRRFTAGLPLMHVVDFKRGY; via the coding sequence ATGATGAAAAAAAATCGTGTTCTTATCCTGACCCGGGATCCGGATCCCTATGTCCGCTTGATCGCAGCACTGGATCTCCCTGACCTGGATGTCAACGCCTGCAGAACACCCAGGGAGGCGGCCACTTATGTTGATTCCTGTAATATCATCCTGGGGGAGCCGAAACGGATCGTTCCGCTGATGGCCCATGCCGGATGCCTCGAGTGGATTCAGTCCGCCTTTGCAGGCGTCGAGGCGCTGGTCGCCCCTCCTCCACGTAGCGATTATGTCCTTACCCGTGTTGAGGGGATATTCGGGACGCTCATGAGCGAATATGTATTCGCTTATATCCTTGCCCTGGAACGGAACCTCTTTCAGGCCCATGAGTATCAGAAGAACAGGGAATGGTCGGATATGCCCTACCGGTCCTTGACCGGTTTGCTCCTCGGCATCTGTGGACTCGGATCGATCGGCATGGAGATTGCGCGCACCGCAGACTGTTTCGGCATGAAGGTGTGGGGATACAGACGTTCAGGGGAACCCGTTCCCGGTGTCGACCGTGTCTTCGGCCGTTCCGGGTTCACGGAATTTCTTTCAGGCCCGGATTATGTGGTGGTCACCCTTCCCCATACCATGGAAACCGTACATATTTTTGACGATACGGCGTTTCAGGCCATGAAGCCGTCGGCCGTGCTCATCAATGTGGGGAGAGGAACGGTCGTTTCGGAGCATTCGCTGGTCCGTGCCGTGACGCAACACCGGATACGGGGGGCGGTTCTCGATGTATTTGAACAGGAACCTCTCCCGAAAGAGAGCCGGCTCTGGGAGTTGCCGAATGTCTTCATTACCCCGCACCATTCCGCAATCAGTTTCCCGAAGGATGTCGTGCCGATTTTCGCTGAAAATTATCGCCGGTTTACGGCCGGCCTTCCCCTCATGCATGTGGTCGACTTCAAAAGGGGATACTAG
- a CDS encoding response regulator → MRVLLIDDEETLVEYLSKRLLREGFTVKASFSGEEAIEVASNDDFDVAVVDLKMPGMDGVETQKRLKKIQPFLQSIVLTGHGTLDSALESGKHDAFKYLLKPIEYENLVETIREAYETKVQLQNAKFREEVENIYRSGLGARGIKKAMNKVRKIYGID, encoded by the coding sequence ATAAGAGTGTTGCTGATTGACGATGAAGAAACCCTTGTCGAATACCTCTCAAAACGCCTCCTGAGGGAAGGATTCACTGTTAAGGCCTCTTTTTCGGGAGAGGAAGCGATCGAAGTGGCCAGTAACGATGACTTTGATGTGGCTGTCGTCGATCTTAAAATGCCGGGGATGGATGGTGTTGAGACACAGAAGAGACTGAAGAAGATCCAGCCATTCCTCCAGAGCATTGTCCTCACGGGCCACGGGACCCTCGATTCCGCTCTTGAAAGCGGCAAGCACGATGCCTTCAAATATCTCCTCAAACCGATCGAATACGAAAATCTGGTGGAAACCATTCGAGAAGCATACGAGACAAAGGTACAGTTGCAGAACGCCAAATTCCGAGAGGAAGTTGAAAATATTTACCGGTCCGGCCTTGGGGCTAGAGGGATTAAGAAGGCGATGAACAAAGTGCGAAAGATCTATGGAATTGACTGA